Within the Aeromicrobium sp. Root236 genome, the region CACCTCGCCCGACGGCATCACCGAAGCCGTCGACAACGGCATCAAGCGGGCCGGCAAGACCCTGCGCCACCTCGACTGGTTCGAGGTCACGGACATCCGCGGCCAGGTCACCGACACCGAGGTGTCCCACTACCAGGTGACGATGAAGCTCGGCTTCCGCCTCGAGGACGATGAATAGGCCAAGCAGCCCTTTCCACCGGTGATCGAGTGCCGCCGAGGGACGAGGCGGTGTATCGAGATCAGTCCGTCGACCCGAACCGGCGCAGACCGGCAGCAGCGGCTGACAGGACGACCACGAGGCCGCCGTAGACGTACGTCGTGGTGGCCAGGCCGATGTGCGGCGCTGCGATGCCCGCCGCGACCGCGGGGATGCCGAACGCCAGGTAGCTGACGACGAAGACCGCCGCGAAGAGCTCGCCCCGTTCGTGCGGTCCCACCGTCGGGGTGATCGACCGCATGATGCCGAGGAACGCCGTGCCGAAGCCCGCTCCGCCGACGACTGCTGCGGCGAGGAATCCCCACAGCGACCCGGCGGCGAGGGCGACCAGGGTCAGCGCCGTGCCGAGCGCGAGCGCCGTCGTCCCGAAGATCGTGATGCTTCGTGAGGCCGCTCCCCGTGCGACGTAGCAGGCGAGCGCACCGACTCCGGTGAGCACCGTGACGACGAGGCCCTGCTCGACGTGGTCGTGGCCGCCCAGCTGAGTGGCCACGATGGGCGCTCCGAGCGAGAGGTAGAGACCGCCGGTGGCCCAGCCCGCGACGAGAGCAGGTGTGCTCCGGAGGAATGCCGGACGGGCCGGCACCGGTACGCCGACGCGGGGGCGCAGCGAGTGCAGCAGGCCTTCACGCCGCGGTGACGTCTCCGGCAGCAGCCAGACGACCGCTGCCAGCAGGACGTACACGGCCGTCAGGGTGCCGAACACCGCCACGAGCGGCTGCGACGACTGGTCGAGCACGATGCCGCCGAACAGGGCGCCGGCGGCCAGACCCGCGAGCGGGCTCACGCTGTTGAACGTCGCGGCTG harbors:
- a CDS encoding dodecin; the protein is MTDRTYRVTEIVGTSPDGITEAVDNGIKRAGKTLRHLDWFEVTDIRGQVTDTEVSHYQVTMKLGFRLEDDE
- a CDS encoding MFS transporter; its protein translation is MTITLDAPQVARRTTNAFALGLFAFVAMMIGASAPSPFYPVLQQELGFSSATLTGIFAVYAIALLATLLVTGSLSDHVGRRPMISVGFAMLALSMVVFWHADSVGALFLARTGQGAASGLLMSSLSAAVVDLEPEHRPGAAATFNSVSPLAGLAAGALFGGIVLDQSSQPLVAVFGTLTAVYVLLAAVVWLLPETSPRREGLLHSLRPRVGVPVPARPAFLRSTPALVAGWATGGLYLSLGAPIVATQLGGHDHVEQGLVVTVLTGVGALACYVARGAASRSITIFGTTALALGTALTLVALAAGSLWGFLAAAVVGGAGFGTAFLGIMRSITPTVGPHERGELFAAVFVVSYLAFGIPAVAAGIAAPHIGLATTTYVYGGLVVVLSAAAAGLRRFGSTD